A stretch of the Buchananella sp. 14KM1171 genome encodes the following:
- the gltX gene encoding glutamate--tRNA ligase, with protein sequence MTTAAVSPVRVRFCPSPTGTPHVGMVRTCLFNWAYARHVGGTFVFRIEDTDAARDSEESYAAILDSLRWLGLTWDEGIDVGGPHGPYRQSQRMDIYKDVAAKLLEGGYAYESFSTPDEIEARHRAAGRDPKLGYDGFDRDLSEEQKAAYRAEGREAVLRIRMPDEDITFTDLVRGEITFKAGSVPDYAIVRGNGQPLYTLVNPIDDALMEITHVLRGEDLLSSTPRQIVLHRALVELGISKGVPEFGHLPYVMGEGNKKLSKRDPESNLLLHRERGMIPEGLTNYLALLGWSISPDNDVFSMEEMVAAFDVHDVNPNPARFDPKKCIAINAEHLRRLDEDDFRDRCVPYLHDAGLVAAPCFADLSEREREILSAVSPLVQSRVQLLGEVPGMVGFLFTDGPVSVEDDARAKLRPEAAEVLAASLRALGELGEGEFVAARLEESLRAVLVDEMGIKPRFAFGPLRVAITGRQVSPPLFECMEVLGKDVCVSRLEALAASL encoded by the coding sequence ATGACTACTGCAGCAGTTTCTCCGGTTCGCGTTCGTTTCTGCCCATCTCCCACTGGCACCCCGCACGTGGGCATGGTGCGCACCTGCCTCTTCAACTGGGCCTACGCCAGGCACGTTGGGGGCACCTTTGTTTTCCGCATCGAGGACACGGACGCAGCGCGCGACAGCGAGGAAAGCTACGCGGCCATCCTGGACTCCCTGCGTTGGCTGGGCCTGACCTGGGATGAGGGCATCGACGTGGGCGGCCCGCACGGTCCCTACCGTCAGTCGCAGCGCATGGACATTTACAAGGACGTGGCAGCCAAGCTGCTGGAGGGCGGCTACGCGTATGAGTCCTTCTCCACCCCGGATGAGATCGAGGCTCGTCACCGCGCCGCCGGGCGCGACCCGAAGCTGGGTTACGACGGTTTTGACCGCGACCTGAGCGAGGAGCAGAAGGCCGCCTACCGTGCCGAGGGCCGCGAGGCGGTGTTGCGTATCCGCATGCCCGATGAGGACATCACGTTCACCGACCTGGTGCGCGGCGAGATCACGTTTAAGGCGGGCAGCGTGCCGGACTACGCGATCGTGCGCGGTAACGGCCAGCCGCTCTACACGCTGGTCAACCCGATTGACGACGCGCTGATGGAGATCACCCACGTGCTGCGCGGCGAGGATCTGCTTTCTTCCACGCCTCGCCAGATCGTGCTGCACCGCGCTCTGGTGGAGTTGGGCATCTCGAAGGGGGTGCCGGAGTTTGGTCACTTGCCCTACGTGATGGGCGAGGGCAATAAGAAGCTCTCCAAGCGGGACCCGGAGTCGAACCTGCTGCTGCACCGCGAGCGCGGCATGATCCCGGAGGGCTTGACCAACTACCTGGCGCTGCTGGGCTGGTCCATCTCCCCGGACAACGACGTGTTCTCGATGGAGGAGATGGTGGCGGCGTTTGACGTGCACGACGTCAACCCGAACCCGGCCCGCTTTGACCCCAAGAAGTGCATCGCGATCAACGCCGAGCACCTGCGCCGCCTGGATGAGGATGATTTCCGCGACCGTTGCGTGCCTTACTTGCACGACGCTGGCCTCGTGGCCGCCCCCTGCTTCGCCGACCTGAGTGAGCGTGAGCGGGAGATCCTGTCTGCCGTGTCTCCGTTGGTGCAGTCCCGGGTCCAGCTGCTCGGTGAGGTGCCCGGCATGGTGGGCTTCCTGTTCACCGACGGCCCGGTGAGTGTGGAGGACGACGCTCGCGCCAAGCTGCGCCCGGAGGCGGCCGAGGTGCTGGCGGCCTCCCTGCGTGCGCTCGGTGAGTTGGGCGAGGGCGAGTTCGTTGCCGCCCGCCTGGAGGAGTCTCTGCGGGCCGTGCTGGTGGACGAGATGGGCATCAAGCCGCGCTTTGCGTTCGGTCCGCTGCGCGTGGCGATCACGGGCCGTCAGGTCTCCCCGCCGCTGTTTGAGTGCATGGAGGTCCTGGGCAAGGATGTCTGCGTTTCCCGTCTGGAGGCGCTGGCTGCATCTCTCTGA
- a CDS encoding aminotransferase class I/II-fold pyridoxal phosphate-dependent enzyme, whose translation MSVFDDVTRQERERDASLKWSRTPGAIGAWVAEMDFPAPPPVLAAAAARVTSAHLGYPTPAETAELRSATCDFVRDTFGWQIECSNVYLAADVLSGLVEMIRRLTRPGSAVVVPTPAYMPFLTLPATEGREVIEVPCSPDESGVYRLDLEGIEDALKAGAGLVVLCNPWNPVGRVLSRTELEALRDVVSRYDALVFADEIHAPLVHSPSAGAGHVPYASLPGAAAHTVTALAATKAFNIPSLRCAQLIVTDANLAGRFATSLHLLASQHSPVGAAASAAGYSRARGWLASLNDYLAGNARVFARELGACPLLRTFPIEGTYLAWVDATALAQLLPEGRSVHDVVVKEALVDVNNGGACGSAYADYFRVNLATSRELVTQLARQIAAAANAYAQAG comes from the coding sequence ATGAGCGTGTTCGATGATGTGACGCGCCAGGAGCGGGAGCGGGATGCTTCCTTGAAGTGGTCGCGCACCCCGGGCGCGATTGGGGCGTGGGTGGCGGAGATGGACTTCCCTGCCCCGCCGCCGGTGCTAGCGGCGGCGGCCGCCCGCGTGACTAGCGCCCACCTGGGCTACCCCACGCCCGCTGAGACCGCCGAGCTGCGCTCCGCGACGTGCGATTTTGTGCGGGACACCTTCGGTTGGCAGATCGAGTGCTCGAACGTCTACTTGGCGGCCGACGTCCTGTCCGGTCTGGTGGAGATGATTCGGCGCCTGACCCGCCCGGGTAGCGCGGTGGTGGTCCCCACGCCGGCGTACATGCCGTTCCTGACGCTGCCGGCCACGGAGGGCCGCGAGGTGATCGAGGTGCCCTGCTCCCCGGATGAGTCTGGCGTGTACCGGCTGGACCTGGAGGGAATCGAGGACGCGCTTAAGGCGGGGGCGGGCCTGGTGGTGCTGTGTAACCCGTGGAATCCGGTGGGGCGGGTGCTGTCCCGCACCGAGTTGGAGGCGTTGCGCGACGTGGTCAGCCGCTACGACGCGCTGGTCTTTGCCGACGAGATCCACGCCCCGCTGGTCCACTCCCCCAGTGCCGGGGCGGGCCACGTGCCCTACGCCAGCCTGCCGGGGGCGGCCGCGCACACGGTCACCGCGCTGGCGGCTACCAAGGCGTTCAACATCCCGTCGCTGCGCTGCGCCCAGCTGATCGTCACGGACGCGAACCTGGCCGGGCGGTTTGCGACCTCGCTGCACCTGCTCGCCTCGCAGCACTCCCCGGTGGGGGCGGCCGCGAGCGCGGCCGGCTACAGCCGCGCTCGCGGCTGGCTGGCCTCCCTGAACGACTACCTGGCGGGAAACGCCCGTGTCTTTGCCCGCGAGCTGGGGGCCTGCCCCCTGCTGCGCACCTTCCCCATCGAGGGCACCTACCTGGCGTGGGTGGACGCCACCGCGCTGGCCCAGCTGCTGCCCGAGGGCAGAAGCGTCCACGACGTGGTGGTCAAGGAGGCCCTGGTGGACGTGAACAACGGCGGGGCCTGCGGTAGCGCGTACGCCGATTACTTCCGCGTCAACCTGGCCACCTCGCGGGAGCTGGTCACGCAGCTGGCCCGCCAGATCGCCGCTGCGGCCAACGCCTACGCCCAAGCGGGCTGA
- a CDS encoding fumarylacetoacetate hydrolase family protein produces MRIARFSLADVPAYGVLEPDSDRIVVLDGDPLFGGTKPRGEITSVDEVRLLSPVIPRSKVIGVAGNFPVDDAAAPAAPFLYAKPNTAVIGPDVPVNPPAWAGELHVETHLAVVIKSLCKNVAQADAAAVILGYTAAADFTSATAQDADGQWTRAKSWDTSCPLGPWIALADEFDPAAAVLRTYVDGQVVSEAKMADAAWDAARVVAEVSAVMTLLPGDVLLCGAPAPAARVKAGQRVDVEVSGIGSFSNPVIAL; encoded by the coding sequence ATGCGCATTGCTCGTTTTTCCCTTGCAGACGTTCCCGCCTACGGCGTGCTGGAGCCGGACTCCGACCGGATCGTGGTGCTGGACGGCGACCCCCTTTTCGGCGGCACCAAGCCGCGCGGTGAGATCACCAGCGTGGACGAGGTCCGCCTGCTCTCGCCCGTGATCCCGCGCTCGAAGGTGATCGGCGTGGCCGGCAATTTCCCGGTGGACGACGCTGCCGCCCCGGCCGCCCCCTTCCTGTACGCCAAGCCGAACACCGCCGTGATCGGGCCCGACGTGCCGGTAAACCCGCCGGCGTGGGCGGGCGAGCTGCACGTGGAGACGCACCTGGCTGTGGTGATCAAGTCGCTGTGCAAGAACGTGGCGCAGGCCGACGCGGCCGCCGTGATCCTGGGCTACACGGCGGCTGCGGACTTCACCAGCGCCACCGCCCAGGACGCCGACGGGCAGTGGACCCGCGCCAAGAGCTGGGACACCTCCTGCCCGCTCGGGCCGTGGATCGCGTTGGCCGACGAGTTCGACCCGGCCGCGGCCGTGCTGCGCACCTACGTGGACGGCCAGGTGGTCAGCGAGGCCAAGATGGCCGACGCCGCCTGGGACGCCGCCCGCGTCGTTGCGGAGGTCTCTGCCGTCATGACCCTGCTGCCCGGGGACGTGCTGCTGTGCGGCGCGCCCGCCCCGGCCGCCCGCGTCAAGGCCGGGCAGCGCGTGGACGTGGAGGTCTCCGGGATCGGTTCCTTCTCCAACCCCGTGATCGCGCTGTAA
- a CDS encoding heparan-alpha-glucosaminide N-acetyltransferase domain-containing protein translates to MTDSIPAPGPVPPRAAAQIGTSLVDDAAAPTAPPTQAALPVDQAALPAHANAPESKSPWTQKPRPWWPQLRKGPYLGGAGRVTGLDAARGIALLGMVIAHAGAIDAVGNTPRWLGFAHGRASILFAMVAGISLAIITGGTRPREGEYLLRDRLRIFTRAVVLLVLASVLETLATPIAVILGAYALWFVLALPFVRCSVRALLAWGFSFAALGSTAIFLVEEASVRFGYYPGGSPGNGFLSMLFVSVYPAVVWMGFVLIGMAIGRSDLTKPRVLLAYGVSGLLLFAAFAAPFVAKDGVNPLLRIDVDNGIVDPFGSYPGISVPIPPQPSPEPLGPDIRGLAAATTPPPGLEEGVTGNDITAPSDFMCMEDGELYPCTGEEFGRITTTWTEEDWRYYDGLMGPQEFAPGEDSSFWQRYVSHVFTMDPHTGSPFEALSSGGFAMAVIAGCVAIGRRLKYALAPLAAVGSMSLTAYTIHVVTTAVLTSTGYNSSNAPLIWQAVGLSVFALVWAWFFQRGPLEQAMASWADRGSSLPRSRGRD, encoded by the coding sequence ATGACAGATTCGATTCCCGCCCCCGGCCCGGTCCCCCCACGGGCCGCCGCGCAGATTGGGACTTCCTTGGTGGACGACGCTGCCGCCCCCACCGCCCCGCCCACGCAGGCCGCCCTCCCGGTGGACCAGGCCGCCCTGCCAGCCCACGCTAATGCCCCGGAGAGCAAGTCGCCGTGGACGCAGAAACCGCGCCCGTGGTGGCCCCAGCTGCGCAAGGGCCCCTACCTGGGCGGCGCGGGCCGCGTGACCGGCCTGGACGCGGCGCGCGGAATCGCACTGCTGGGCATGGTCATCGCCCACGCCGGCGCCATCGACGCGGTGGGCAACACGCCACGCTGGCTGGGTTTTGCGCACGGGCGCGCCTCCATCCTCTTCGCGATGGTGGCGGGCATCTCCCTGGCCATCATCACCGGCGGCACCAGGCCGCGCGAGGGCGAATACTTGCTGCGCGACCGCCTGCGGATCTTCACCCGCGCCGTGGTGCTGCTGGTGCTCGCCTCCGTGCTGGAGACCCTGGCCACCCCCATCGCCGTGATCCTGGGGGCCTACGCCCTCTGGTTCGTGCTCGCCCTGCCGTTCGTGCGGTGCAGCGTGCGCGCCCTCTTGGCCTGGGGGTTCTCGTTCGCCGCCCTTGGTAGCACCGCCATCTTCCTGGTCGAGGAGGCCTCGGTCAGGTTCGGCTACTATCCCGGCGGCTCGCCCGGCAACGGCTTCCTGTCCATGCTCTTCGTCTCCGTCTACCCGGCGGTGGTCTGGATGGGCTTCGTCCTGATCGGCATGGCGATCGGGCGCAGCGACCTGACCAAGCCCAGGGTGCTGCTGGCCTACGGCGTCAGCGGCCTGCTCCTGTTCGCCGCCTTCGCCGCCCCGTTCGTTGCCAAGGACGGCGTCAACCCGCTGCTGCGCATCGACGTCGACAACGGCATTGTTGACCCCTTCGGCAGCTACCCGGGCATCAGCGTCCCGATCCCGCCGCAGCCCTCGCCCGAGCCACTCGGGCCGGACATCCGGGGCCTGGCGGCCGCCACCACCCCGCCCCCCGGGCTCGAGGAGGGCGTGACCGGAAACGACATCACCGCCCCCAGCGACTTCATGTGCATGGAGGACGGCGAGCTCTACCCCTGCACCGGCGAGGAGTTCGGCCGGATCACCACCACCTGGACCGAGGAGGACTGGCGCTACTACGACGGCCTGATGGGGCCGCAGGAGTTTGCCCCCGGGGAGGATTCTTCCTTCTGGCAGCGCTACGTCTCCCACGTCTTCACGATGGACCCCCACACGGGTTCCCCGTTTGAGGCCCTTTCCTCCGGTGGTTTCGCCATGGCCGTGATCGCCGGGTGTGTGGCGATCGGGCGGCGCCTGAAGTACGCGCTGGCCCCGCTGGCCGCGGTCGGCTCCATGTCCCTGACCGCCTACACCATCCACGTGGTAACCACGGCGGTGCTCACCAGCACTGGCTACAACAGCTCCAACGCGCCCCTGATCTGGCAGGCGGTCGGCCTGAGCGTATTCGCGCTGGTCTGGGCGTGGTTCTTCCAGCGCGGGCCGCTGGAGCAGGCCATGGCCTCCTGGGCCGATCGCGGCTCCTCGCTGCCGCGCAGCCGCGGCCGGGACTAG
- a CDS encoding alanine/glycine:cation symporter family protein has translation MEAENSGLTAVLGAINDYLYGYVLVGLLVLVGIFFTVLMRGGQFTLMPDALRALMRSRRASHGISSFQAFAVGIASRVGIGNIAGVALALVYGGPGALFWMWMVALLGMATSLAESALAQVFKVRHRDGSYRGGPAYYMEHGLGSKALGGVFASLFIFAVGLCVTMVQANTVAEIFSATHGVPMWATGIGLMVLVAPVVIGGVKSVARVTEWLAPAMAVVYMIAVAVIVALNITAVPGVFSDIFRGAFGLDPALGGIAGGVLATVLNGARRGVFSNEAGLGTAANAAGTATVAHPVSQGLIQSLGVFIDTILVCTTTGIAILLAGPEIYAPGVDLASRGAVLTQEAIGAGLGAWTATPMAIIILIFAYSTLLGIYSYSQVNIDFLSRKRDLHVVNGVIVTAAAGLGTVFSLKTVWAMSDVALGLLGILNLLTIIVLSPWVLAVVRNYRAQRARGIEEPVFDEAARESLPRLLPTDAWVTHAEKE, from the coding sequence ATGGAAGCGGAAAACAGCGGCCTCACCGCAGTCCTGGGCGCCATCAACGACTACCTGTACGGCTATGTGCTGGTGGGACTACTGGTGCTGGTGGGCATCTTCTTCACCGTCCTGATGCGCGGCGGCCAGTTCACCTTAATGCCCGACGCTCTGCGCGCGCTGATGCGAAGCAGGCGCGCCTCCCACGGCATCTCCTCCTTCCAGGCCTTCGCGGTCGGCATCGCCTCCCGCGTCGGCATCGGCAACATCGCCGGCGTGGCCCTCGCGCTGGTCTACGGCGGCCCGGGCGCGCTGTTCTGGATGTGGATGGTGGCGCTGCTGGGCATGGCCACCTCCCTGGCGGAGTCCGCCCTGGCGCAGGTGTTCAAGGTGCGCCACCGCGACGGCTCCTACCGGGGCGGCCCGGCCTACTACATGGAGCACGGCCTGGGCTCGAAGGCACTAGGTGGCGTGTTCGCGTCCCTGTTCATCTTCGCCGTGGGCCTGTGCGTCACCATGGTGCAGGCCAACACGGTGGCAGAGATCTTCTCCGCCACCCACGGCGTGCCCATGTGGGCCACCGGCATCGGCCTGATGGTGCTGGTGGCGCCCGTGGTGATCGGCGGCGTGAAGTCCGTTGCCCGCGTCACCGAGTGGCTGGCCCCCGCCATGGCAGTGGTCTACATGATCGCCGTGGCCGTGATCGTGGCCCTCAACATCACCGCCGTCCCGGGCGTGTTCTCTGACATCTTCCGGGGCGCCTTCGGGCTGGACCCGGCCCTGGGCGGCATCGCCGGCGGCGTGCTCGCCACCGTCCTCAACGGCGCCCGCCGCGGCGTGTTCAGCAACGAGGCCGGTCTGGGCACGGCCGCCAACGCGGCCGGCACCGCCACCGTGGCCCACCCGGTCAGCCAGGGCCTTATCCAGTCCCTGGGTGTCTTCATCGACACGATCCTGGTGTGCACCACCACCGGCATCGCCATCCTGTTGGCGGGCCCGGAGATCTACGCCCCCGGCGTGGACCTGGCCTCCCGGGGCGCGGTGCTCACCCAGGAGGCGATCGGGGCCGGTCTGGGCGCCTGGACCGCCACCCCGATGGCGATCATCATCCTGATCTTCGCCTACTCCACGCTGCTGGGCATCTACTCCTACTCCCAGGTCAACATCGACTTCCTCTCCCGCAAGCGCGACCTGCACGTGGTCAACGGCGTGATCGTCACCGCCGCCGCCGGCCTGGGCACCGTGTTCAGCCTGAAGACCGTGTGGGCCATGAGCGACGTGGCCCTGGGCCTGCTCGGCATCCTCAACCTGCTCACCATCATCGTGCTCTCCCCCTGGGTGCTGGCCGTGGTGCGCAACTACCGCGCCCAGCGTGCCCGGGGAATCGAGGAGCCGGTGTTCGACGAGGCCGCCCGCGAGAGCCTGCCCCGCCTGCTGCCCACCGACGCCTGGGTGACCCACGCCGAGAAGGAATAG
- a CDS encoding DEAD/DEAH box helicase: MAAALNELLDELIDRAEAAGGDDAAQPAPSTGMLVSEEALADAFASWAASTGRPLYPHQEEAFFEVLAGSHVIAATPTGSGKSLIAASTHLYSLARDDRTYYTAPLKALVSEKFFELVNLFGAANVGMLTGDTAINADAPIICCTAEILALAALREGPQLDVGTVVMDEFHFYADPQRGWAWQVPLLCLPQAQFVLLSATLGEVDWLRQDLERRTGRPVALVEGAQRPVPLEFEYSLEPIQDLLERLVGTGRSPVYVVHFSQKEAMERAQALTSIQVTSKEQRARIAAELEGYRFNTAFGRVLSKLLRLGIGVHHAGLLPRYRRLVERLTQQGLLPVICGTDTLGVGINVPIRTVVFTGLTKFDGQSSRHLTAREFHQIAGRAGRAGFDTVGYVVVQAPEHVIENAKALAKAGDDEKKRRKIVRKKAPEGFVNWTDKTFERLRDAAPEKLSSQLQITAAMILSVLQRRGADPVRVLAELLTDNHEPRSDRNELVRQAVRIYASLRDGQIVQHVSSAQAAADGLPRLRLAADLPERFALDAPLAPFALAALDLLNPQSPDYALDVISVFEATLEDPRPVLWAQENEEKGRVVAALKADGVDYDARMEALEDVTWPRPLAALLSPAFEMYRRTHPWVGGNELAPKSVVRHMIEHAMTFADLISRYDLARSEGVVLRYLTDAYRALRRGVPPEARTPELDAMVAWLGSLVRAVDTSLLDEWVALGLDEDGDGETDRLPGGEQAPAELPFGAEADGFVRPSRVPARVRAAVRTAMFRRVEFMARDDVEGLSRYEGGTGWSFDQWDQALGAYWEEHEWIGTDAAARGGDFVEIVERVDVEALLAAGLADLGGERLEQLAGPGRWLAIQTLDDEAGERDWRLVVLVDLAETDQRAREAYDAGSLAAGGTDKAGTARPQTRLPLALEAVYFGPR, translated from the coding sequence ATGGCTGCGGCACTGAATGAATTGTTGGATGAGCTGATCGACCGGGCGGAGGCCGCCGGCGGGGACGACGCTGCCCAGCCGGCGCCCTCGACCGGGATGCTGGTAAGCGAAGAGGCGTTGGCCGATGCCTTTGCGAGCTGGGCCGCCTCCACCGGTCGCCCGCTCTACCCGCACCAGGAGGAGGCGTTCTTCGAGGTGCTGGCGGGCAGCCACGTCATCGCAGCCACACCTACTGGCTCCGGCAAGTCGCTTATCGCGGCCTCTACTCACCTCTACAGCCTGGCCCGCGACGACCGCACCTACTACACCGCCCCGCTGAAGGCGCTGGTGAGTGAGAAGTTCTTCGAGCTGGTCAACCTGTTCGGGGCGGCGAACGTGGGCATGCTGACCGGCGACACTGCGATCAACGCTGACGCCCCGATCATCTGCTGCACCGCAGAGATCTTGGCGTTGGCGGCGCTGCGCGAGGGCCCGCAGCTGGACGTGGGCACCGTGGTGATGGACGAGTTCCACTTCTACGCCGACCCGCAGCGCGGCTGGGCCTGGCAGGTGCCGCTGCTGTGCCTGCCGCAGGCTCAGTTCGTGCTGCTGAGCGCCACCCTGGGTGAGGTGGACTGGCTGCGCCAGGACCTGGAGCGGCGCACGGGCCGGCCCGTGGCGCTGGTGGAGGGGGCACAGCGGCCGGTCCCGCTGGAGTTCGAGTACTCGCTGGAGCCGATCCAGGACCTTTTGGAGCGGCTGGTGGGAACGGGCCGCTCCCCCGTCTACGTGGTGCACTTTTCCCAGAAGGAGGCGATGGAGCGTGCCCAGGCGCTCACCTCCATCCAGGTCACCAGCAAGGAGCAGCGGGCCAGGATCGCCGCCGAGCTGGAGGGCTACCGCTTCAACACCGCCTTCGGTCGGGTGTTGTCCAAGCTCTTGCGCCTGGGGATCGGCGTGCACCACGCGGGCCTGCTGCCGCGCTACCGCCGCCTGGTGGAGCGCCTGACCCAGCAGGGCCTGCTGCCGGTCATCTGCGGCACGGACACGCTGGGGGTGGGAATTAACGTGCCCATCCGCACGGTGGTCTTCACGGGCCTGACGAAGTTCGATGGGCAGTCCTCCCGCCACCTCACCGCCCGGGAGTTCCACCAGATCGCCGGGCGGGCCGGGCGCGCCGGCTTCGACACGGTGGGTTACGTGGTGGTCCAGGCTCCCGAGCACGTCATCGAAAACGCCAAGGCGCTGGCCAAGGCCGGGGACGATGAGAAGAAGCGCCGCAAGATCGTGCGCAAGAAGGCCCCAGAGGGATTCGTCAACTGGACGGACAAGACCTTCGAGCGGCTGCGGGATGCCGCCCCGGAGAAGTTGAGTTCCCAGCTGCAGATCACGGCGGCGATGATCCTGTCCGTGTTGCAGCGCAGGGGCGCCGACCCGGTGCGGGTGCTGGCGGAGCTGCTGACGGACAACCACGAGCCGCGCAGCGACCGCAACGAGCTGGTGCGCCAAGCGGTGCGGATCTACGCCTCCCTGCGCGATGGGCAGATCGTGCAGCACGTCTCGAGTGCGCAGGCGGCGGCCGATGGTCTGCCGCGCCTGCGCCTGGCGGCGGACCTGCCGGAGCGTTTCGCGTTGGATGCCCCGCTGGCGCCGTTCGCGCTGGCGGCCCTGGACCTGCTCAACCCGCAGAGCCCGGACTACGCCCTGGACGTGATCAGCGTGTTCGAGGCGACTTTGGAGGACCCGCGCCCGGTGTTGTGGGCGCAGGAGAACGAGGAGAAGGGCCGGGTGGTGGCCGCCTTGAAGGCGGACGGGGTGGATTACGACGCGCGCATGGAGGCGTTGGAGGACGTCACCTGGCCGCGCCCACTGGCGGCTTTGCTTTCCCCTGCCTTTGAGATGTATCGCCGCACGCACCCGTGGGTGGGTGGCAATGAGCTGGCCCCGAAGTCGGTGGTGCGCCACATGATCGAGCACGCCATGACGTTCGCGGATCTGATTAGCCGCTACGACTTGGCCCGCAGCGAGGGCGTGGTGTTGCGCTACTTGACGGACGCTTACCGGGCGCTGCGGCGCGGGGTGCCGCCGGAGGCGCGCACGCCCGAGTTGGATGCGATGGTGGCCTGGCTGGGCTCGCTGGTGCGGGCGGTGGATACCTCGCTACTGGACGAGTGGGTGGCGCTGGGGCTAGACGAGGATGGCGATGGTGAAACCGACCGGCTGCCGGGCGGCGAGCAGGCGCCGGCCGAGCTGCCGTTTGGCGCGGAGGCGGACGGTTTTGTGCGGCCATCGCGGGTGCCCGCCCGCGTGCGGGCAGCTGTGCGTACCGCCATGTTCAGGCGCGTGGAGTTCATGGCGCGCGACGATGTGGAGGGCTTGTCCCGTTACGAGGGCGGCACCGGGTGGAGCTTTGACCAGTGGGACCAGGCACTGGGCGCCTATTGGGAGGAACACGAGTGGATCGGCACGGACGCTGCGGCGCGCGGCGGGGACTTCGTTGAGATCGTCGAGCGGGTTGACGTTGAGGCGCTGCTAGCTGCCGGATTGGCAGACCTGGGTGGCGAGCGCCTGGAGCAACTGGCGGGCCCGGGGCGTTGGCTGGCAATCCAGACGCTGGATGATGAGGCCGGCGAGCGCGACTGGCGCCTGGTGGTGCTGGTGGACCTGGCAGAAACCGATCAGCGCGCCCGGGAGGCCTACGACGCCGGTTCTCTCGCCGCTGGCGGCACCGACAAAGCAGGAACCGCCCGGCCTCAGACTCGCCTGCCGCTCGCACTGGAGGCGGTTTACTTTGGACCGCGCTGA
- a CDS encoding branched-chain amino acid aminotransferase, whose product MTLTPIEQIAAQGGPAADEVSGRFPVVVGVETKPAAERDHLMADLRFGEVFSDHMARAVWRADSGWGERRLEAYGPKAMAPGASVLHYGQEVFEGLKAYRHADGSVWTFRPTWNAARLNASARRLALPELSVEDFLASLVDLVRADVEWVPSEEGSTLYLRPFLYASESFLGVRAARTVTYDLIASPCGPYFKGGFHPVSIWVTDEYHRAAVGGTGAAKTSGNYAASLLPQLEAAERGFDQVCYLDSTNTHLEELGGMNVFVVARDGVVRTPALTGTILEGCTRNSIIQLLRDRGVDVREEHIALDWLVEALRSGEVTEMFACGTAAVVTAIGRLAGRGFDEQVGAGEPGAVTQSIYDELTSIQLGKLPDRHGWLYRLA is encoded by the coding sequence ATGACGCTTACGCCGATCGAGCAGATCGCAGCTCAGGGCGGGCCCGCCGCCGACGAGGTTTCGGGCCGTTTCCCGGTCGTTGTCGGGGTGGAGACCAAGCCGGCCGCCGAGCGCGACCACCTCATGGCGGACCTGCGCTTCGGTGAGGTCTTCTCTGACCACATGGCCCGCGCGGTCTGGCGTGCGGACTCCGGCTGGGGCGAGCGGCGCCTGGAGGCATACGGCCCCAAGGCCATGGCCCCCGGCGCGAGCGTGCTCCACTACGGCCAGGAGGTATTCGAGGGCCTGAAGGCGTACCGGCACGCCGATGGGAGCGTGTGGACCTTCCGCCCCACCTGGAACGCCGCCCGCCTGAACGCCTCCGCGCGTCGCCTGGCCCTGCCGGAGCTTTCGGTGGAGGACTTCCTGGCCTCGCTGGTGGACCTGGTGCGCGCCGACGTGGAGTGGGTGCCCAGCGAGGAGGGCTCCACGCTCTACCTGCGGCCCTTCCTGTACGCCTCGGAGTCCTTCCTGGGGGTGCGGGCCGCCAGGACCGTCACCTACGACCTGATTGCCTCCCCGTGCGGTCCCTACTTCAAGGGCGGATTCCACCCCGTGTCCATCTGGGTGACAGACGAGTACCACCGGGCCGCAGTCGGCGGCACCGGGGCGGCCAAGACCAGCGGCAACTACGCCGCCTCGCTGCTGCCCCAGCTCGAGGCCGCCGAGCGCGGCTTTGACCAGGTCTGCTACCTGGACTCCACCAACACGCACCTGGAGGAACTGGGTGGCATGAACGTGTTCGTGGTGGCCCGAGACGGCGTGGTGCGCACCCCGGCCCTGACCGGCACGATCCTGGAGGGCTGCACCCGCAACTCCATCATCCAGCTGCTGCGCGACCGTGGCGTGGACGTGCGCGAGGAGCACATCGCCCTGGACTGGCTGGTGGAGGCCCTGCGCAGCGGCGAGGTCACCGAGATGTTCGCCTGCGGCACCGCCGCCGTGGTCACCGCCATCGGGCGCCTGGCCGGGCGCGGCTTCGACGAGCAAGTCGGTGCAGGCGAACCCGGTGCGGTCACCCAGTCCATCTACGACGAGCTCACCTCTATTCAGCTGGGCAAGCTGCCAGACAGGCACGGCTGGCTCTACAGGCTCGCCTAG